A genomic window from Polaribacter gangjinensis includes:
- the sprA gene encoding cell surface protein SprA, producing the protein MKVLKKIFLTTLFTFLVSNLAHAQTSSTKDSTNVKKDTIPLKYDFKYTQKGGLFLDDLAKKVVIFDKALDKYVIVEKIGDYYTKTPIFLTRKEYEQYRLKRDMLQYFKDKVGATNSKRKGALEAQKDLLPDYYVNSKFFETIFGGNTIKFTPSGNLNLKLGFIYQNTENPQISEENRRSFTFDFDQQINASLRAKVGERLEFTANYDTQATFDFQNLIKLDYTPTEDDIIQGIEIGNVSMTIKNSLINGAQTLFGVKTKLQFGKTTVTGVFSQQNSESRNIIAEAGASIQPFELRATDYDNDRHFFLSQFFIDNYENSLKNYPLVSSQVNITRIEVWITNRNAATDDFRSIVAFADMGELNNPNSNYRNLVDDSGTVLPANAVSINSNGQVLYIPQNEANNIYDPTVLAGIRDISSVDNTLISRFQMDQGTDYSILENARRLTANEYTLHPQLGYISLNRRLNDGEVLAVAYEYTVAGSVNGSTKRSFKVGEFSNDGIQAPQNLAVKLLRSEILQTFRRNTITNQDESFPTWRLMMKNIYALGAFPLTQDGFRFEIQYRDDDTGIPSNTLQNAQTAGIPNLPLIQLLDLDQLDQSQFRTADGFFDYVEGITVNSQNGYVIFPTAEPFGNGLENDLTNPADARFLFKELYLNTKINIQNNFQNKDKYFLKGYFKSDNAGGIPIGAFNVPQGSVKVTAGGRQLVEGVDFVVDYQLGRVQILDPGLQASGTPINISTENNAVFNQQRKTFMGIDVEHRFSENFTLGGTILNVMERPLTPKINFGSEPIDNTMFGLNVDFSTEVPYFTKLANKLPFVDTDAPSNLSVRADFAYLLPGSPKGIDVTGAATTYIDDFEASQIPISLISPLDWYEASTPRFFNGFNGDQSDLSYNYKRGKLAWYSIDQIFYGIGQTPASVDADELSRAETRQINFRELFPNQQLDITQNAQIRTLDLAYFPEERGSYNFNPNATIVNGVAKLPNPETNWGGIMRALNTNNFDQANVEYIQFWVMDPYQNYSITTEEGLPVDVNPNDISNQVGDLYINLGNISEDILRDNRKMFENGLPADGLKIDGNNINKTTWGDVPRNPSIIYAFNEEDIARTNQDLGFDGLNDTEEKALPGIGIYSSLDDPAADNFSFFRGTQLDALNASIIRRYKDFNNTQGNSPTLNQSTEPFPTSSTTYPDVEDINRDQTMNTVESYFEYKISMNRNDLVKGRNFIVDEKTTSVTLENGNRQETKWYQFRVPIRSGTPVNGITDFNSIRFIRMFLTNFKMPVVLRFGELDLVRGDWRRYVRTLNPTINPDRDLNQTELEGFEVGVVSIEQNNGSYIQPPGIERERLQGTTTVQLQNEQSVTLKVTNLEPNNTRAIYKNISVDLRRFKNLQMFMHLQGDEGFAAVIRLGTDLAENFYELELPLTVSSGGNSQLDIWPEENNLDAFLETFGKVKLERDAIGAPINEVYTSSTQSANLPYKISVKGNPTLAQLRTIMLGLKNTGVTNKTGEVWFNELRSSGFDNKAGWAAVINADANFADVANVSVSGSIKTIGFGNVEDRINQRSLDETKQYDVATTINLGKVLTPEKWGIQLPMSYSVGERFIDPKFDPQYQDVLLADAIDQNPNSEFSRDYTKRTSISFINVKKNRNPNSTKKPKFYDVENLAVSYSQNSEFHRDYNVQKYVNENVAASAAYNFNFDSKPIEFFKNNDSIFRSKYLKFLKDLNFNPIPKTIAINSRINRSYNEQQSRNLVPGLSEQPELIQRRFLFDWDYTIGFDLTKSLQLNFNATNNYIYDAFGSGEQLQIFDNFFNTGRPNHYHQKLNATYNIPLDKFPFLDFIKADYGYSADFDWQVSSQDQTILEQVGNVIQNANTHNINTDFSFDKIYKSLNFERLLLTKAQRKNAKDKNIRINPPKKLSFGKQFLKGTFDVLTSVKKATISYTENNGQFLQGYNQPIGFLGGAPTAFAFGSQVDIRNKALENGWLVTRVDGAEYFNKTYSRTQYNKLDYTFIVKPFNDLDIDVRGNKIQTTDISQQIDLIEGRNTFEDTPIFENGNFSTSFSMLSTAFSNGDALFQRMKDYRSIIANRLASETGAPIAGFGANSQQVMLPAFIAAYSGKSPTKVNTGLFKNIPIPNWTLRYNGLMKMNWFKKNFSSFVVSHGYKSSYTISSFTNNLQFDANNPYATTNAAGNYESQRLVASATLVDEFSPLVRIDMKMKNSFSFRGEVKSDRTLTMNFNNSTLTDIDGIEYVIGLGYVFKDVKMNSRFTGKKVEMKGDINVRADISLRDNLTQIRYVDEDNTQISGGQRLFSIKFTADYRLSANLTASFYYNHQSSRYAISTTFPRQAINAGFNIIYNLGGN; encoded by the coding sequence ATTAAAGTTTTGAAAAAAATATTTTTAACCACTCTTTTTACTTTTTTAGTAAGCAATCTTGCACACGCTCAAACGAGTTCAACTAAGGATTCTACGAATGTTAAAAAAGATACCATTCCATTAAAATACGATTTCAAATACACCCAAAAAGGCGGACTTTTCTTAGATGATTTAGCAAAAAAAGTAGTCATTTTTGACAAAGCATTGGATAAATATGTAATCGTTGAAAAAATAGGAGATTATTATACAAAAACTCCCATTTTCTTAACAAGAAAAGAATACGAACAATATCGCTTAAAACGAGATATGTTGCAGTATTTCAAAGACAAAGTGGGCGCAACAAATAGCAAACGAAAAGGTGCTTTAGAGGCTCAAAAAGATTTATTGCCAGATTATTATGTAAATTCGAAATTCTTTGAAACGATTTTTGGAGGAAATACCATCAAATTTACACCTTCAGGAAACTTGAATTTGAAACTGGGTTTTATCTATCAAAATACCGAAAATCCTCAAATTTCAGAAGAAAACAGACGTAGTTTTACCTTCGATTTTGATCAACAAATCAATGCAAGTTTGCGTGCAAAAGTTGGTGAACGTTTAGAGTTTACAGCCAATTATGACACACAAGCTACGTTTGATTTTCAAAATTTAATCAAATTAGATTACACACCAACTGAAGACGATATCATTCAAGGTATTGAAATCGGAAACGTTTCTATGACTATCAAAAACTCATTGATCAATGGCGCTCAAACCTTGTTTGGAGTAAAAACCAAATTGCAATTTGGAAAAACTACAGTTACTGGTGTTTTTTCTCAACAAAACTCAGAAAGTAGAAATATCATTGCAGAAGCTGGAGCTTCTATTCAACCTTTTGAGTTGAGAGCAACAGATTATGACAACGATCGTCACTTTTTCTTATCGCAGTTTTTTATTGATAATTACGAAAATTCGTTGAAAAATTATCCTTTAGTAAGCAGTCAAGTAAACATCACTCGAATTGAAGTTTGGATTACCAACAGAAATGCTGCCACAGATGATTTTAGAAGTATAGTTGCCTTTGCTGACATGGGTGAATTAAACAATCCAAATTCTAATTACCGAAATTTAGTAGATGATTCAGGCACTGTATTACCTGCAAATGCTGTGAGTATAAATTCAAACGGACAAGTACTTTACATCCCTCAAAACGAAGCAAATAATATTTATGATCCAACAGTTTTAGCAGGCATTAGAGATATTTCTTCTGTTGATAATACGTTGATTTCTAGGTTTCAAATGGATCAAGGAACAGATTATTCCATTTTAGAAAATGCCAGAAGATTGACCGCAAATGAATATACATTGCATCCGCAATTGGGTTATATTTCATTGAACAGACGTTTGAATGATGGTGAAGTTTTAGCAGTTGCTTACGAATATACTGTAGCTGGAAGTGTGAATGGAAGTACAAAAAGATCTTTTAAAGTAGGAGAATTTTCGAATGACGGAATTCAAGCTCCTCAAAATTTAGCAGTAAAATTATTACGTTCAGAAATCTTACAAACCTTTCGCAGAAATACAATTACCAATCAAGATGAATCTTTCCCAACATGGCGTTTGATGATGAAAAATATCTATGCTTTGGGCGCATTTCCGCTGACACAAGATGGCTTCAGATTTGAAATTCAATATAGAGATGATGATACCGGAATTCCGTCAAACACATTGCAAAATGCACAAACAGCAGGCATTCCAAATCTTCCATTAATTCAATTATTAGATTTGGATCAATTAGATCAAAGTCAGTTTAGAACTGCTGACGGATTTTTTGATTATGTTGAAGGAATTACTGTAAATTCACAAAATGGCTACGTGATTTTCCCAACAGCAGAACCTTTTGGAAATGGTTTAGAAAACGATTTGACAAATCCTGCTGATGCTCGATTTTTATTCAAAGAATTGTATTTGAATACCAAAATAAACATCCAAAATAATTTTCAAAATAAGGACAAATATTTCTTAAAAGGATATTTTAAATCAGACAATGCAGGAGGTATTCCAATTGGTGCTTTCAACGTTCCTCAAGGTTCTGTAAAAGTAACTGCTGGTGGAAGGCAATTAGTGGAAGGTGTTGATTTTGTGGTAGATTATCAATTAGGAAGAGTGCAGATTTTAGATCCAGGATTGCAAGCCTCTGGAACACCCATCAACATTTCCACAGAAAATAATGCAGTGTTCAATCAACAACGAAAAACCTTTATGGGAATTGATGTTGAACATCGTTTTTCTGAAAATTTTACTCTTGGAGGAACCATCTTAAATGTGATGGAAAGACCGCTCACACCAAAAATAAATTTTGGTTCAGAACCTATAGACAATACCATGTTTGGTTTGAATGTTGATTTTTCAACAGAAGTTCCGTATTTCACAAAATTGGCAAACAAATTACCTTTTGTAGATACTGATGCGCCATCAAACTTATCTGTAAGAGCAGATTTTGCCTATTTATTGCCTGGATCACCCAAAGGAATTGATGTTACTGGAGCTGCAACAACCTATATTGATGATTTTGAAGCTTCTCAAATTCCTATCAGTTTGATTTCTCCTTTAGATTGGTATGAAGCAAGTACACCTCGTTTTTTTAACGGATTTAATGGCGATCAAAGTGATTTATCTTACAATTACAAACGTGGAAAGTTGGCTTGGTATAGTATTGATCAAATTTTTTATGGAATTGGACAAACACCTGCAAGTGTTGATGCTGACGAACTTTCGAGAGCAGAAACTAGACAAATCAATTTCAGAGAATTATTCCCAAATCAACAGTTAGATATTACTCAAAATGCACAAATCAGAACCTTAGATTTGGCATATTTTCCCGAAGAAAGAGGTTCTTATAACTTTAATCCAAATGCAACTATTGTAAACGGAGTTGCCAAATTGCCAAATCCTGAAACGAATTGGGGTGGAATTATGCGTGCCTTGAACACCAATAATTTTGATCAAGCAAACGTAGAATACATTCAATTTTGGGTGATGGATCCATATCAAAATTATTCTATTACCACTGAAGAAGGTTTACCAGTTGATGTTAATCCGAATGATATTTCAAATCAAGTTGGAGATTTGTATATCAATTTAGGTAATATTTCTGAAGACATTTTAAGAGACAATCGCAAAATGTTTGAGAACGGTTTGCCTGCTGACGGATTGAAAATTGATGGCAACAACATCAACAAAACAACTTGGGGTGATGTGCCAAGAAATCCATCCATCATTTATGCTTTTAACGAAGAAGATATTGCCAGAACAAATCAAGATTTAGGTTTTGACGGATTGAATGACACTGAAGAAAAAGCGTTACCGGGAATTGGCATTTACAGTTCTTTAGACGATCCTGCAGCAGATAATTTTTCATTTTTTAGAGGAACGCAGTTGGATGCTTTGAATGCTTCCATCATCAGACGTTACAAAGATTTTAACAATACACAAGGAAATTCACCAACGTTAAATCAGTCTACTGAACCCTTCCCTACTTCATCAACAACCTATCCTGATGTAGAAGACATCAACAGAGATCAAACCATGAATACTGTTGAAAGTTATTTTGAATACAAAATTTCGATGAACAGAAATGATTTGGTAAAAGGAAGAAATTTTATTGTTGATGAAAAAACAACTTCAGTTACCCTTGAAAATGGAAACAGACAAGAAACAAAATGGTATCAATTTCGAGTGCCAATCAGAAGTGGAACACCTGTAAATGGTATCACTGATTTCAATAGTATTCGATTCATCAGAATGTTCTTAACCAATTTTAAAATGCCTGTTGTATTGCGTTTTGGAGAATTGGATTTGGTTCGTGGTGATTGGAGACGTTATGTTAGAACCCTCAATCCAACCATCAATCCTGATAGAGATTTGAATCAAACAGAATTGGAAGGTTTTGAAGTGGGTGTTGTAAGTATTGAACAAAATAATGGAAGTTACATTCAACCTCCAGGAATTGAAAGAGAACGTTTGCAAGGAACAACTACTGTTCAGTTACAAAACGAACAATCTGTAACGCTAAAAGTTACCAATTTAGAGCCTAACAATACAAGAGCAATTTATAAAAATATCAGTGTTGATTTGCGTCGTTTTAAAAACCTACAAATGTTTATGCACTTGCAAGGTGATGAAGGTTTTGCGGCTGTAATTCGTTTAGGAACAGATTTAGCAGAAAACTTTTATGAACTAGAATTGCCCTTAACTGTCAGTAGTGGAGGCAATAGCCAATTAGATATTTGGCCCGAAGAAAATAATTTAGATGCCTTTTTAGAAACCTTTGGAAAGGTAAAATTAGAAAGAGATGCCATTGGAGCTCCTATAAACGAAGTATATACGTCTTCAACGCAAAGTGCCAATCTTCCCTATAAAATCAGTGTGAAAGGAAATCCGACGTTAGCACAATTAAGAACGATTATGTTGGGTTTAAAAAACACTGGTGTTACTAATAAAACAGGAGAAGTTTGGTTCAACGAATTGCGTTCTTCTGGTTTTGACAACAAAGCAGGTTGGGCTGCAGTCATCAATGCTGATGCAAATTTTGCTGATGTTGCGAATGTTTCTGTATCTGGAAGTATCAAAACAATTGGTTTTGGAAATGTAGAAGATCGCATCAATCAACGAAGTTTAGATGAAACAAAACAATATGATGTTGCAACGACCATCAACCTTGGAAAAGTGTTAACTCCCGAAAAATGGGGCATTCAATTGCCAATGAGTTACAGTGTTGGCGAGCGCTTTATTGATCCAAAATTTGATCCTCAATACCAAGATGTGTTATTAGCTGACGCTATTGACCAAAATCCAAATAGTGAATTTTCGAGAGATTATACCAAAAGAACCAGCATCAGTTTTATCAATGTAAAGAAGAATCGAAATCCGAATTCAACCAAAAAACCAAAGTTTTATGATGTGGAGAATTTGGCAGTTTCATATTCACAAAACAGTGAATTTCACAGAGATTATAATGTGCAAAAATATGTCAATGAAAATGTGGCAGCTTCAGCAGCATATAATTTTAATTTCGATTCAAAACCGATTGAATTTTTCAAAAATAATGACTCCATTTTTAGAAGTAAATATCTAAAGTTTTTGAAAGATTTAAATTTTAATCCAATTCCTAAAACAATTGCTATCAACTCTAGAATCAATAGAAGTTATAACGAACAGCAATCACGAAATTTAGTTCCAGGATTGTCTGAACAACCAGAATTAATCCAACGTAGATTTTTGTTTGATTGGGATTATACCATTGGTTTTGATTTGACAAAATCATTACAATTGAATTTCAATGCGACCAATAATTACATTTACGATGCTTTTGGAAGTGGTGAACAATTGCAAATTTTCGATAATTTCTTCAACACAGGAAGACCAAATCATTATCATCAAAAGTTGAATGCGACTTATAATATTCCTTTAGATAAATTCCCGTTTTTAGATTTTATAAAAGCTGATTATGGCTATTCAGCTGATTTTGATTGGCAAGTTTCTTCGCAAGATCAAACGATTTTAGAACAAGTTGGAAATGTAATTCAAAATGCAAACACGCATAATATCAATACCGATTTTTCATTTGATAAAATATACAAAAGCCTAAACTTTGAAAGATTGTTATTGACAAAAGCGCAACGTAAAAATGCCAAAGACAAAAATATTCGCATCAATCCTCCAAAAAAACTCTCATTCGGAAAACAGTTTTTAAAAGGAACGTTTGATGTGTTAACTTCTGTGAAGAAAGCAACCATCAGTTATACCGAAAATAACGGACAATTTTTACAAGGATATAACCAACCTATAGGATTTTTAGGTGGAGCACCAACAGCATTTGCTTTCGGAAGTCAAGTAGATATTAGAAACAAAGCCCTAGAAAATGGTTGGTTAGTAACTAGAGTTGATGGTGCAGAATATTTTAATAAAACCTACAGCAGAACGCAATACAACAAATTAGATTATACATTCATTGTAAAACCTTTCAATGATTTGGATATTGATGTACGTGGAAATAAAATTCAAACTACAGATATTTCTCAGCAAATCGATTTGATTGAAGGAAGAAATACTTTTGAAGATACGCCAATTTTTGAAAATGGAAATTTCAGCACCAGTTTCTCTATGTTATCAACCGCATTTTCTAATGGAGATGCTCTATTTCAAAGAATGAAAGATTACAGAAGTATCATTGCAAATAGATTGGCATCAGAGACTGGCGCACCAATTGCAGGTTTTGGAGCAAATAGTCAACAAGTAATGCTTCCTGCATTTATTGCAGCGTATTCTGGAAAAAGTCCCACAAAAGTAAACACAGGATTGTTTAAAAATATTCCCATTCCTAATTGGACATTGCGTTACAATGGATTGATGAAAATGAACTGGTTTAAAAAGAATTTTTCATCATTTGTAGTTTCACATGGTTACAAATCCTCTTATACAATTTCAAGTTTTACAAACAATTTACAATTTGATGCAAATAATCCGTATGCAACTACAAACGCTGCAGGAAATTATGAATCACAAAGATTGGTGGCAAGTGCAACTTTGGTTGATGAATTTTCGCCATTGGTAAGAATTGATATGAAAATGAAAAACTCTTTTTCGTTTAGAGGTGAAGTTAAAAGCGACAGAACTTTAACCATGAATTTTAATAATAGTACCCTCACTGATATTGACGGAATTGAATATGTAATAGGATTGGGTTATGTGTTTAAAGACGTTAAAATGAATTCGCGTTTTACAGGGAAAAAAGTAGAAATGAAAGGAGATATCAATGTAAGGGCAGATATTTCTTTGAGAGATAATTTAACCCAAATTCGTTATGTTGATGAAGATAATACACAAATTAGTGGTGGTCAAAGATTATTTTCTATTAAATTTACAGCCGATTACAGACTGAGTGCAAACCTGACTGCTTCATTCTATTACAATCATCAATCTTCAAGATATGCTATCTCAACAACTTTTCCGAGACAAGCTATCAATGCAGGATTTAATATTATTTATAACTTAGGAGGAAATTAA
- the ruvA gene encoding Holliday junction branch migration protein RuvA, whose amino-acid sequence MITQIRGRLVEKNPTEVVVDCNGVGYLLHISLNTFAALPSDENITLYAHLVVREDAHILYGFATKTEREVFKLLISVSGVGPSIARTMLSSMTADEIQHAIASGQVQIIQSVKGIGAKTAQRVLVDLKDKILKTFDMDQVSSPTNNTNKDEALSALEVLGFQRKQSEKIVNSIAKEHPDASIEKIIKLALKNL is encoded by the coding sequence ATGATAACACAAATTAGGGGACGTTTAGTTGAAAAAAATCCAACAGAAGTAGTGGTGGATTGTAATGGTGTTGGCTATTTGTTACACATTTCGTTGAATACTTTTGCAGCTTTACCTTCAGATGAAAATATAACGCTATATGCGCATTTGGTAGTTAGAGAAGATGCCCATATTTTGTATGGATTTGCTACCAAAACAGAAAGAGAAGTGTTTAAATTATTGATATCTGTTTCTGGTGTAGGACCAAGCATTGCAAGGACTATGTTATCATCAATGACTGCAGATGAAATTCAACATGCTATTGCCTCTGGACAAGTGCAAATCATACAATCTGTAAAAGGAATTGGCGCTAAAACAGCCCAAAGAGTTTTGGTAGATTTGAAAGATAAAATCCTGAAAACCTTTGATATGGATCAAGTTTCTTCCCCTACAAACAATACCAACAAAGATGAAGCGTTATCTGCTTTAGAAGTTTTAGGATTCCAAAGAAAGCAATCCGAAAAAATTGTCAATAGCATTGCAAAAGAACATCCTGATGCAAGCATCGAAAAAATCATTAAACTCGCTTTAAAAAATCTATAA
- a CDS encoding NADP-dependent malic enzyme, with amino-acid sequence MSDSRKRHEALLYHAKPKPGKIEVVPTKKYATQHDLALAYSPGVAEPCLEIAKDKNNSYKYTSKGNLVAVISNGTAVLGLGDIGPDASKPVMEGKGVLFKIFADIDVFDIEVNETDVDKFIQIVKAIAPTFGGINLEDIKAPEAFEIERRLKAELDIPVMHDDQHGTAIISAAALKNAIEIANKDFSKVKIVVNGAGAAAISCTRLYLRLGAKTENIVMCDSKGVIRKDRENLTLEKAEFATSQDLHTLEEAMQNADVFIGLSQGNVVTPEMLLSMAKNPIVFAMANPVPEINYDLAIATRKDIIMATGRSDHPNQVNNVLGFPFIFRGALDVRATKINEEMKMAAVHALADLAKKSVPEQVNIVYDEVSLSFGKEYIIPKPFDPRLIYEIPPAIAKAAIESGVALEPITDWEKYREELMERSGSGRKEIRMIHNRAKSNIKRIVFAEADYLDVLKAAQRVHDEKIGLPILLGRKEVILALKEEIGFTADVPILDPKTDEEDDRRNRYGEAYWKSRQRKGRTLTEAKKLMRERNYFAAMMVNENEADALITGYSRPYPSVVRPILELIEKDRGISRVAACNLMITKQGPLFLADTTININPTAKDLIKITQMTSNLVKMFGMKPNVAMVSFSNFGSSKSESSQKISEAVAYIHRNYPNAVVDGEIQSDFALNPELLAKEFPFSKLNGKKVNVLIFPNLEAANITYKLFKEVHGADSIGPVILGLSKPVHVLQLGASVDEMVNMAALAAVDAQQREKNK; translated from the coding sequence ATGAGCGATTCAAGAAAAAGACACGAAGCGTTATTGTATCATGCAAAACCAAAACCAGGAAAAATTGAAGTAGTTCCTACTAAAAAATATGCTACACAACACGATTTGGCTTTGGCATATTCTCCAGGTGTTGCTGAGCCGTGTTTAGAAATTGCCAAAGACAAAAACAATTCTTACAAATATACTTCCAAAGGAAATTTGGTTGCCGTAATTTCTAATGGTACAGCTGTTTTAGGTTTGGGTGATATTGGTCCTGATGCTTCAAAACCTGTGATGGAAGGAAAAGGAGTTTTATTCAAGATTTTTGCTGACATTGATGTGTTTGATATCGAAGTAAATGAAACTGATGTTGATAAATTTATTCAAATTGTTAAGGCAATTGCACCAACTTTTGGGGGTATCAATTTAGAAGACATCAAAGCACCAGAAGCTTTTGAAATTGAGCGTAGATTGAAAGCAGAATTAGACATTCCTGTGATGCATGATGATCAACACGGAACTGCCATTATCTCAGCAGCAGCTTTAAAGAATGCCATCGAAATTGCCAATAAAGATTTTTCAAAAGTAAAAATTGTAGTAAATGGTGCTGGAGCTGCAGCCATTTCTTGTACACGTTTGTATTTGAGATTGGGAGCAAAAACCGAAAATATTGTAATGTGTGATAGCAAAGGAGTTATCAGAAAAGACCGTGAGAATTTAACTTTAGAAAAAGCAGAATTTGCTACTTCACAAGATTTACATACTTTAGAAGAGGCCATGCAGAATGCCGATGTTTTTATAGGCCTTTCGCAAGGAAATGTAGTGACTCCAGAAATGTTGCTTTCCATGGCAAAAAATCCGATTGTATTTGCAATGGCAAATCCAGTTCCAGAGATTAATTACGATTTGGCGATTGCTACCAGAAAAGACATCATCATGGCTACAGGTCGTTCTGACCATCCTAACCAAGTAAATAATGTATTGGGTTTTCCATTTATTTTTAGAGGTGCTTTGGATGTGAGAGCAACCAAAATCAACGAAGAAATGAAAATGGCAGCTGTGCATGCTTTGGCAGATTTGGCTAAAAAATCGGTTCCAGAGCAAGTAAATATTGTGTATGATGAAGTGAGTTTATCTTTCGGGAAAGAATACATCATTCCAAAACCTTTTGACCCACGTTTGATTTACGAAATTCCACCAGCAATTGCCAAAGCAGCCATTGAATCAGGAGTTGCGTTAGAACCAATTACAGATTGGGAAAAATATCGCGAAGAATTAATGGAACGTTCTGGATCAGGAAGAAAAGAAATCAGAATGATTCACAACCGTGCAAAAAGCAATATCAAACGTATTGTTTTTGCAGAAGCTGATTATTTAGATGTACTAAAAGCTGCGCAAAGAGTTCATGATGAAAAAATTGGATTGCCAATTTTATTAGGAAGAAAAGAAGTGATTTTGGCATTGAAAGAAGAAATTGGTTTTACTGCTGATGTGCCAATTCTAGATCCGAAAACAGATGAAGAAGATGACCGCAGAAATCGTTATGGAGAAGCATATTGGAAAAGTCGTCAACGAAAAGGAAGAACCTTAACAGAAGCTAAAAAATTAATGCGCGAACGCAATTATTTTGCTGCAATGATGGTGAACGAAAACGAAGCTGATGCACTAATTACTGGATATTCAAGACCTTACCCAAGTGTTGTAAGACCCATTTTAGAGTTGATTGAAAAAGACAGAGGTATATCAAGAGTCGCTGCTTGTAATTTGATGATAACCAAACAAGGTCCGTTGTTTTTGGCTGATACAACCATCAACATCAACCCAACTGCGAAAGATTTGATAAAAATTACGCAAATGACATCCAATTTGGTAAAAATGTTTGGTATGAAACCTAATGTTGCTATGGTGTCATTCTCAAACTTTGGTTCTTCGAAATCAGAGAGTTCTCAAAAAATTAGTGAAGCAGTTGCTTACATTCACAGAAATTATCCTAATGCGGTAGTTGACGGTGAAATTCAATCAGATTTTGCATTGAATCCTGAATTATTAGCCAAAGAATTTCCGTTTTCTAAATTGAATGGTAAAAAAGTAAATGTGTTGATTTTTCCAAATTTAGAAGCTGCAAATATTACCTACAAATTGTTCAAAGAAGTGCATGGTGCAGATTCTATTGGACCTGTTATTTTAGGATTGAGCAAACCTGTACACGTTTTACAATTAGGTGCAAGCGTAGATGAAATGGTAAATATGGCAGCTTTAGCAGCTGTTGATGCACAACAACGCGAAAAGAACAAATAA